One Brassica napus cultivar Da-Ae chromosome C4, Da-Ae, whole genome shotgun sequence genomic region harbors:
- the LOC111215152 gene encoding vesicle-associated protein 1-1-like isoform X4 — MSNSELLSVEPLDLQFPFELRKQISCSLYLTNKTDNHVAFKVKTTNPKKYCVRPNTGVVLPRSTCEVLVTMQAQKEAPSDMQCKDKFLLQGVTASPGVTAKDVSPEMFSKEAGYLVEETKLRVTYVAPPQPPSPVHEGSEEGSSPRASVSENGGQASEFSRFSADKVEPQENTPEARALITKLTEEKQSAIQLNNKLERELDQLRRDSKRSQSGIPLMYVLLVGLIGLILGYIMKRT; from the exons ATGAGTAACAGCGAGCTTCTCTCCGTCGAGCCTCTCGACCTTCAATTCCCTT TTGAATTGAGGAAGCAGATCTCATGCTCTCTTTACTTGACCAACAAGACCGACAATCATGTCGCCTTTAAG GTGAAGACAACGAATCCGAAGAAGTATTGCGTTAGGCCTAACACTGGAGTTGTTCTTCCACGGTCCACTTGTGAAGTTCTTG TGACAATGCAAGCTCAAAAGGAAGCTCCTTCCGATATGCAATGCAAGGACAAGTTCCTGCTTCAGGGTGTAACTGCTAGTCCTGGCGTCACGGCCAAGGATGTTTCTCCTGAGATG TTTAGCAAAGAGGCTGGGTATCTAGTTGAGGAGACTAAGCTGAGAGTTACTTACGTTGCTCCACCGCAACCGCCATCACCCGTTCACGAAGGTTCAGAAGAGGGTTCTTCACCAAGGGCTTCTGTTTCTGAAAACGGAGGACAGGCTTCTGAATTTTCT AGATTTAGCGCGGACAAGGTTGAACCTCAAGAAAACACACCTGAG GCAAGGGCTCTCATCACAAAGCTAACCGAGGAAAAACAGTCTGCCATTCAACTTAACAACAAACTTGAAAGAGAATTG GACCAGTTAAGGCGTGACAGCAAGAGAAGCCAAAGTGGTATCCCTTTGATGTACGTTCTCCTCGTCGGACTAATTGGTCTAATTTTGGGATACATTATGAAGAGAACATAA
- the LOC111215152 gene encoding vesicle-associated protein 1-1-like isoform X1, giving the protein MSNSELLSVEPLDLQFPFELRKQISCSLYLTNKTDNHVAFKVKTTNPKKYCVRPNTGVVLPRSTCEVLGSFSLDLLCLVFNRQRKTPFDIFVLRFGDCVVTMQAQKEAPSDMQCKDKFLLQGVTASPGVTAKDVSPEMFSKEAGYLVEETKLRVTYVAPPQPPSPVHEGSEEGSSPRASVSENGGQASEFSFQRFSADKVEPQENTPEARALITKLTEEKQSAIQLNNKLERELDQLRRDSKRSQSGIPLMYVLLVGLIGLILGYIMKRT; this is encoded by the exons ATGAGTAACAGCGAGCTTCTCTCCGTCGAGCCTCTCGACCTTCAATTCCCTT TTGAATTGAGGAAGCAGATCTCATGCTCTCTTTACTTGACCAACAAGACCGACAATCATGTCGCCTTTAAG GTGAAGACAACGAATCCGAAGAAGTATTGCGTTAGGCCTAACACTGGAGTTGTTCTTCCACGGTCCACTTGTGAAGTTCTTGGTTCGTTCTCGCTTGATTTATTGTGTTTGGTGTTTAATCGCCAAAGGAAAACTCCTTTCGATATATTTGTTCTTCGTTTTGGTGACTGTGTAGTGACAATGCAAGCTCAAAAGGAAGCTCCTTCCGATATGCAATGCAAGGACAAGTTCCTGCTTCAGGGTGTAACTGCTAGTCCTGGCGTCACGGCCAAGGATGTTTCTCCTGAGATG TTTAGCAAAGAGGCTGGGTATCTAGTTGAGGAGACTAAGCTGAGAGTTACTTACGTTGCTCCACCGCAACCGCCATCACCCGTTCACGAAGGTTCAGAAGAGGGTTCTTCACCAAGGGCTTCTGTTTCTGAAAACGGAGGACAGGCTTCTGAATTTTCT TTTCAGAGATTTAGCGCGGACAAGGTTGAACCTCAAGAAAACACACCTGAG GCAAGGGCTCTCATCACAAAGCTAACCGAGGAAAAACAGTCTGCCATTCAACTTAACAACAAACTTGAAAGAGAATTG GACCAGTTAAGGCGTGACAGCAAGAGAAGCCAAAGTGGTATCCCTTTGATGTACGTTCTCCTCGTCGGACTAATTGGTCTAATTTTGGGATACATTATGAAGAGAACATAA
- the LOC111215412 gene encoding uncharacterized protein LOC111215412, with product MRNRASDRDQNPKHSTDRFDTVSMGSADDRTCNGGEEIVKLKESLKLLDIGEIIGKAKMHAAEAYSHAKEAYSLRDEFFKLIEQHAYADLDSGTKERLSLAAASLNAALGVADAAATAANIAASDADSDQGKPTLSTKLDSRERSAHREAVARDKKVLSREEEEIKLEQQGCEKMAHLEAVREGLALEEVADAANIAASATDPAQDNPALLAASTKLDYGERLARRAVVREGLARGKIDFLREEARTRLEEEGKAEEDAASVDAANVAASASDSDQGIPSLLAAQTASFFSSLTQTVSTSLDAGEKRPRREAVREGLPRGKQDLSREEERIRLEAQVKAKNECKKKKREEESRMRDDKRKQKMDKNTKPKDKGKGKK from the exons ATGAGAAATCGAGCGAGTGACAGAGATCAAAACCCTAAGCATTCAACAGACAG ATTTGATACAGTCTCGATGGGAAGCGCCGATGATCGGACCTGCAATGGTGGGGAAGAAATTGTCAAGTTGAAAGAGAGCTTGAAG CTCCTGGACATTGGCGAAATTATTGGGAAGGCTAAGATGCATGCAGCTGAAGCATATTCTCATGCTAAGGAAGCATATAGTCTGAGAGATGAATTTTTCAAGCTGATCGAGCAACATGCATATGCTGACCTTGATTCTGGAACTAAAGAGAGATTGTCTTTGGCTGCTGCTTCCTTGAATGCTGCTCTTGGTGTGGCAGATGCTGCAGCTACTGCCGCCAACATTGCTGCTAGTGATGCAGACTCTGATCAGGGTAAACCAACGTTATCTACAAAGCTTGATTCACGTGAAAGAAGCGCGCATAGAGAGGCTGTAGCTCGAGACAAGAAAGTTTTGTcacgtgaagaagaagaaataaagcTGGAGCAACAAGGCTGTGAGAAAATGGCGCATCTAGAGGCTGTGAGAGAGGGCTTAGCTCTTGAGGAGGTGGCAGATGCCGCCAACATTGCCGCTAGTGCTACCGACCCTGCTCAGGATAACCCAGCTTTACTAGCTGCATCTACAAAGCTCGATTATGGTGAAAGATTGGCTCGGAGAGCGGTTGTCAGAGAGGGGCTAGCTCGAGGCAAAATAGATTTCTTACGTGAAGAAGCAAGGACAAGGCTGGAGGAAGAAGGGAAAGCAGAAGAAGATGCTGCTTCAGTCGATGCCGCCAATGTTGCTGCTAGTGCATCAGACTCTGATCAGGGTATCCCATCTTTATTAGCAGCACAAACTGCATCTTTTTTTTCGTCACTGACACAAACTGTATCTACAAGCCTCGATGCTGGGGAAAAAAGGCCTCGGAGAGAGGCTGTGAGAGAGGGGCTACCTCGAGGCAAGCAAGATTTGTCACGTGAAGAAGAAAGGATAAGGCTGGAGGCACAAGTGAAAGCAAAAAacgaatgtaaaaagaaaaagcgTGAAGAGGAGAGTAGGATGAGAGATGACAAGAGGAAACAAAAGATGGATAAAAACACGAAGCCAAAGGACAAGGGCAAGGGCAAGAAGTAA
- the LOC106391896 gene encoding scarecrow-like protein 22: MPLPFEELQGLGFSYGTREDLCCVVGVNNGSSEPTSVLDSSRSPSPFLSSSTTTLSSSHGGPGAAAAGKCNQMAFEDLDGVLSGSPGQEQSIFRLIMSGDVVDPGSEFMGFDPGSGSDPNPLFGYGFPLDEPPPEEEDLKFQITTDPNPCFFSGGSSPPAKRLNSGQPVSHQWGFPFSDPGHPFLAPPPKLAGTETTAVITEQLFNAAAELTGTDNNNPVLAQGILARLNQNLNNNLHNPKPPFQRAALYVTESLQSLLQPSLPPPHTLLLKIAAYRAFSETSPFLQFVNFTANQTILESLERFDRIRIVDFDVGFGGQWSSLIQELANRSSSAPLSSLKITSFSSPSTVSDEFELRFTEENLRAFAGETGVTFEMEMLNMETLLNPPLSLLRSSDKEAIAVNLPISSVISGYLPLILRFLKQISPNVVVCSDTIPDAPFPNAVVDALHYYTSLLESLESPNSSSQEAVASIERFCVQPWIHRLLTNRYRWMDKSPPWISLFGQCGFTPVAMSQTAETQAEYLLQRNPMRGFHLEKRQSSSFTTSSLVLCWQKKELVAVSAWKC; encoded by the coding sequence ATGCCCCTGCCCTTTGAGGAGCTACAAGGACTGGGTTTTTCTTACGGAACACGTGAAGATCTCTGTTGTGTTGTCGGTGTTAACAATGGTAGTAGCGAGCCCACCTCTGTTCTAGACTCTAGCAGAAGCCCAAGCCCCTTCCTCTCTTCCTCAACCACCACGCTGTCTTCCTCTCACGGTGGTCCCGGCGCCGCCGCCGCCGGGAAATGCAATCAGATGGCTTTCGAGGATCTCGACGGAGTTCTCTCCGGTTCTCCGGGACAAGAGCAGAGCATCTTTAGACTGATTATGTCCGGAGATGTAGTGGATCCGGGCTCTGAGTTCATGGGCTTCGACCCGGGTTCTGGATCCGACCCGAATCCACTCTTCGGCTACGGCTTCCCTCTCGACGAGCCGCCACCGGAAGAAGAAGACTTGAAGTTTCAGATCACGACGGACCCGAACCCGTGTTTCTTCTCCGGCGGGTCGTCTCCTCCGGCGAAAAGACTCAACTCGGGTCAACCCGTTTCGCACCAGTGGGGCTTCCCGTTCTCGGATCCGGGTCACCCGTTTCTCGCGCCGCCGCCGAAGCTAGCTGGAACCGAAACAACGGCGGTAATCACCGAGCAGCTATTCAACGCGGCGGCGGAGCTAACCGGAACCGATAACAACAATCCCGTACTCGCGCAAGGGATATTGGCGCGGCTCAATCAAAACCTCAACAACAACCTTCACAATCCGAAGCCTCCGTTTCAAAGAGCGGCTTTGTACGTAACCGAATCTCTCCAATCTCTACTCCAACCGTCTCTCCCTCCACCTCACACCCTACTCCTTAAAATCGCAGCCTACAGAGCCTTCTCCGAAACGTCGCCGTTTCTTCAATTCGTTAACTTCACAGCAAACCAGACCATCCTCGAGTCTTTGGAACGGTTCGACCGGATCCGCATTGTCGATTTCGACGTCGGTTTCGGCGGTCAATGGTCGTCTCTGATTCAAGAACTCGCGAACAGATCATCATCAGCTCCGTTATCATCGCTAAAGATTACATCTTTCTCCTCTCCTTCAACCGTCTCCGACGAGTTCGAGCTCCGGTTCACCGAAGAGAATCTCAGAGCCTTCGCCGGAGAGACCGGAGTAACGTTCGAGATGGAGATGCTGAACATGGAGACTCTCCTGAATCCACCTCTCTCTCTGCTTCGATCATCTGATAAAGAAGCAATCGCAGTGAATCTCCCGATCAGCTCGGTTATCTCCGGTTACCTCCCGTTAATCCTCCGTTTCCTCAAACAAATCTCTCCAAACGTCGTCGTTTGCTCAGACACTATCCCCGACGCGCCGTTTCCCAACGCTGTGGTCGACGCGCTTCACTACTACACATCTCTCCTCGAGTCTCTCGAGTCACCGAATAGTAGTAGTCAGGAAGCTGTTGCGAGTATCGAGAGGTTTTGCGTGCAGCCGTGGATACATAGACTGTTGACTAATCGTTACCGTTGGATGGACAAATCTCCGCCGTGGATAAGCTTGTTTGGACAATGCGGGTTTACTCCCGTGGCGATGAGTCAGACGGCGGAGACGCAGGCCGAGTATTTGCTTCAGAGGAATCCGATGAGAGGGTTTCATTTGGAGAAGAGACAGTCTTCGTCTTTTACTACTAGTTCGCTCGTGTTATGTTGGCAGAAGAAAGAACTTGTTGCTGTCTCAGCCTGGAAATGTTAA
- the LOC106394214 gene encoding root meristem growth factor 10-like, with the protein MAQNNEEITKQGVPSTNVKKTLLSEAPIEHDVANHGCQINGNSTKDDFRVKRASLDKTVPSKRVSRTWKVPKYSKKQPRLDHEHPAFSLDYMQPSTHPPHHN; encoded by the coding sequence ATGGCACAGAACAACGAAGAAATTACAAAACAAGGCGTTCCTTCAACAAACGTGAAGAAAACCTTATTGAGTGAAGCACCGATCGAACATGACGTAGCTAATCATGGTTGTCAGATAAATGGGAATAGTACGAAGGACGATTTCAGGGTAAAACGTGCTTCACTAGACAAAACCGTGCCGTCCAAAAGAGTCTCGAGAACTTGGAAAGTTCCTAAATATTCAAAGAAGCAGCCTAGATTAGATCACGAACATCCAGCATTCAGTCTCGACTACATGCAGCCCAGCACCCATCCGCCTCATCATAATTAA
- the LOC111215152 gene encoding vesicle-associated protein 1-1-like isoform X3, whose translation MSNSELLSVEPLDLQFPFELRKQISCSLYLTNKTDNHVAFKVKTTNPKKYCVRPNTGVVLPRSTCEVLVTMQAQKEAPSDMQCKDKFLLQGVTASPGVTAKDVSPEMFSKEAGYLVEETKLRVTYVAPPQPPSPVHEGSEEGSSPRASVSENGGQASEFSFQRFSADKVEPQENTPEARALITKLTEEKQSAIQLNNKLERELDQLRRDSKRSQSGIPLMYVLLVGLIGLILGYIMKRT comes from the exons ATGAGTAACAGCGAGCTTCTCTCCGTCGAGCCTCTCGACCTTCAATTCCCTT TTGAATTGAGGAAGCAGATCTCATGCTCTCTTTACTTGACCAACAAGACCGACAATCATGTCGCCTTTAAG GTGAAGACAACGAATCCGAAGAAGTATTGCGTTAGGCCTAACACTGGAGTTGTTCTTCCACGGTCCACTTGTGAAGTTCTTG TGACAATGCAAGCTCAAAAGGAAGCTCCTTCCGATATGCAATGCAAGGACAAGTTCCTGCTTCAGGGTGTAACTGCTAGTCCTGGCGTCACGGCCAAGGATGTTTCTCCTGAGATG TTTAGCAAAGAGGCTGGGTATCTAGTTGAGGAGACTAAGCTGAGAGTTACTTACGTTGCTCCACCGCAACCGCCATCACCCGTTCACGAAGGTTCAGAAGAGGGTTCTTCACCAAGGGCTTCTGTTTCTGAAAACGGAGGACAGGCTTCTGAATTTTCT TTTCAGAGATTTAGCGCGGACAAGGTTGAACCTCAAGAAAACACACCTGAG GCAAGGGCTCTCATCACAAAGCTAACCGAGGAAAAACAGTCTGCCATTCAACTTAACAACAAACTTGAAAGAGAATTG GACCAGTTAAGGCGTGACAGCAAGAGAAGCCAAAGTGGTATCCCTTTGATGTACGTTCTCCTCGTCGGACTAATTGGTCTAATTTTGGGATACATTATGAAGAGAACATAA
- the LOC111215151 gene encoding uncharacterized protein LOC111215151 — protein MVSQGMVSLTKSLCTTTPRIRLKNPKIMHNLKTGTSHHLRVLCTKMSQWEPSPFIRSSAQEAGNIVLEKTPNVFESIISETEQEEQTTNSHQVQVFKWPIWLLGPSVLLTSGMAPTLWLPLSSVFVGSNVVSVLSLIGLDCIFNLGATLFLLMADSCARPKDPSLSCKSKPPFSYKFWNVFALLTGFLVPTLLLFGSQTGLLGSLQPELPFVSSAVLLLPYFILLAVQTLTEILTWSWQSPVWLVTPVVYEAYRVLQLMRGLKLSAEVNAPVWVVHMIRGLVSWWVLILGMQLMRVAWFAGYASRTTTTTNQQPESSVTSK, from the coding sequence ATGGTGAGCCAAGGAATGGTGTCTCTCACCAAATCTCTATGCACTACAACTCCAAGAATCCGCCTCAAGAATCCAAAGataatgcacaacctaaagaccggcacttctcatcatctccgcGTCTTATGCACAAAGATGTCTCAGTGGGAACCATCACCTTTCATTCGTTCCTCTGCACAAGAAGCTGGTAACATAGTACTGGAGAAAACCCCAAACGTGTTCGAATCTATCATATCCGAAACTGAACAGGAGGAGCAGACTACTAACTCTCACCAAGTTCAGGTTTTTAAATGGCCGATATGGCTTTTAGGTCCTTCTGTTCTACTCACAAGCGGTATGGCACCTACGTTATGGCTTCCATTGTCATCGGTTTTCGTGGGTTCAAACGTGGTTAGCGTGCTTTCTTTGATCGGTTTGGATTGCATTTTCAACCTCGGAGCGACCCTTTTCTTGCTAATGGCTGATTCTTGCGCTCGTCCTAAAGACCCATCACTGTCCTGCAAGAGCAAACCACCGTTTAGCTACAAGTTCTGGAATGTTTTCGCGCTCTTAACCGGGTTTCTCGTCCCAACGCTACTTCTCTTCGGTTCCCAAACCGGTTTACTCGGTTCGCTCCAGCCTGAGCTTCCTTTTGTATCGTCAGCTGTTCTTCTCTTGCCGTACTTTATTCTCCTCGCGGTTCAGACGTTGACGGAGATCCTCACGTGGAGTTGGCAGTCACCGGTGTGGCTAGTGACGCCGGTTGTCTACGAGGCGTACCGGGTTCTGCAGCTGATGAGAGGGTTGAAGCTAAGCGCGGAGGTGAACGCACCGGTTTGGGTGGTTCATATGATACGTGGGCTTGTCTCTTGGTGGGTGTTGATCTTGGGGATGCAGCTCATGAGAGTTGCTTGGTTTGCTGGTTATGCATctagaacaacaacaacaactaatCAGCAACCAGAATCATCAGTGACTTCTAAGTAA
- the LOC111215152 gene encoding vesicle-associated protein 1-1-like isoform X2, producing MSNSELLSVEPLDLQFPFELRKQISCSLYLTNKTDNHVAFKVKTTNPKKYCVRPNTGVVLPRSTCEVLGSFSLDLLCLVFNRQRKTPFDIFVLRFGDCVVTMQAQKEAPSDMQCKDKFLLQGVTASPGVTAKDVSPEMFSKEAGYLVEETKLRVTYVAPPQPPSPVHEGSEEGSSPRASVSENGGQASEFSRFSADKVEPQENTPEARALITKLTEEKQSAIQLNNKLERELDQLRRDSKRSQSGIPLMYVLLVGLIGLILGYIMKRT from the exons ATGAGTAACAGCGAGCTTCTCTCCGTCGAGCCTCTCGACCTTCAATTCCCTT TTGAATTGAGGAAGCAGATCTCATGCTCTCTTTACTTGACCAACAAGACCGACAATCATGTCGCCTTTAAG GTGAAGACAACGAATCCGAAGAAGTATTGCGTTAGGCCTAACACTGGAGTTGTTCTTCCACGGTCCACTTGTGAAGTTCTTGGTTCGTTCTCGCTTGATTTATTGTGTTTGGTGTTTAATCGCCAAAGGAAAACTCCTTTCGATATATTTGTTCTTCGTTTTGGTGACTGTGTAGTGACAATGCAAGCTCAAAAGGAAGCTCCTTCCGATATGCAATGCAAGGACAAGTTCCTGCTTCAGGGTGTAACTGCTAGTCCTGGCGTCACGGCCAAGGATGTTTCTCCTGAGATG TTTAGCAAAGAGGCTGGGTATCTAGTTGAGGAGACTAAGCTGAGAGTTACTTACGTTGCTCCACCGCAACCGCCATCACCCGTTCACGAAGGTTCAGAAGAGGGTTCTTCACCAAGGGCTTCTGTTTCTGAAAACGGAGGACAGGCTTCTGAATTTTCT AGATTTAGCGCGGACAAGGTTGAACCTCAAGAAAACACACCTGAG GCAAGGGCTCTCATCACAAAGCTAACCGAGGAAAAACAGTCTGCCATTCAACTTAACAACAAACTTGAAAGAGAATTG GACCAGTTAAGGCGTGACAGCAAGAGAAGCCAAAGTGGTATCCCTTTGATGTACGTTCTCCTCGTCGGACTAATTGGTCTAATTTTGGGATACATTATGAAGAGAACATAA